From the genome of Candidatus Electrothrix communis, one region includes:
- a CDS encoding proline--tRNA ligase yields the protein MRYSQMLIRTAKEIPAEAEVISHQLLLRAGCIRKLTSGLYTYLPLGLAAIRKVEAIVREEMNRSGAQELLMPMVQPADLWQESGRWEKYGPELLRFRDRHNREYCLGPTHEEVITDIARRELHSYRQLPVNLYQMQTKFRDEIRPRFGLMRGREFIMKDAYSFDVSDEAASQSYQTMRDAYTRIFQRCGLEFRAVEADSGSIGGSFSHEFMVLSDTGEDTLVICQECDYAANVEKAKVVLAEPASKTADGSPDEAQDCIKVATPGMKKVDRVADFLKVTPKQIIKTMIYLADEEPVAVLVRGDREVQSVKLKNLLDAAEVELAEDDMVWKLTKLPVGYIGPVNIPIKLVADQEVMTMINAVAGANEKGHHLTGVNPGRDFTPVAVSDLRQITKQDRCPACQGALELTEGIEVGHIFKLGINYSEAMHAVYQDQEGKEQAMVMGCYGIGISRVMAAAIEQNHDKNGIIFPLPLAPFQVIILNLSINNEETTAAAEKLYQDLLAAGLEVLLDDRDERPGSKFKDADLIGIPYRVTVGKTWEKEGQVELRARHDGTTTLLAYEQAAPAITSLIQDELSAL from the coding sequence ATGCGTTATTCTCAAATGCTCATCCGCACGGCCAAAGAAATACCGGCCGAAGCCGAAGTTATTAGTCATCAGCTGCTGCTGCGGGCCGGTTGTATCCGCAAACTGACTTCAGGTCTGTACACCTATCTTCCTCTCGGGTTGGCAGCAATCAGAAAGGTGGAAGCCATTGTCCGCGAGGAGATGAACCGATCCGGTGCCCAGGAACTGCTCATGCCCATGGTCCAGCCTGCCGACCTCTGGCAGGAGTCAGGGCGATGGGAAAAATACGGCCCAGAACTGCTCCGCTTTCGGGATAGACATAATCGAGAGTACTGTCTCGGCCCCACCCATGAAGAGGTTATTACCGATATCGCCCGCCGTGAGCTGCATTCGTATCGCCAACTTCCGGTCAATCTGTATCAGATGCAGACCAAGTTCCGCGACGAAATTCGTCCCCGCTTCGGCCTGATGCGCGGACGCGAGTTCATCATGAAGGATGCCTACTCCTTTGACGTCAGCGATGAAGCAGCCAGTCAAAGTTACCAGACCATGCGCGATGCGTACACCCGTATTTTTCAACGCTGCGGACTTGAGTTCCGTGCCGTGGAAGCGGATTCCGGCAGCATCGGAGGGTCTTTTTCCCATGAATTCATGGTATTGTCCGACACAGGAGAAGACACTCTGGTCATCTGTCAGGAATGCGATTACGCAGCCAATGTGGAAAAAGCCAAGGTGGTTCTCGCTGAGCCTGCGTCTAAAACAGCAGACGGCTCGCCAGACGAAGCACAGGACTGCATAAAAGTAGCAACACCGGGAATGAAAAAGGTCGATCGGGTGGCGGATTTCCTCAAGGTCACACCCAAGCAGATCATCAAAACCATGATCTATCTTGCCGATGAAGAACCGGTGGCAGTACTGGTACGCGGGGACCGTGAGGTACAATCCGTGAAGCTGAAAAACCTACTTGATGCAGCTGAGGTTGAATTAGCTGAAGATGATATGGTCTGGAAGCTGACCAAACTGCCCGTGGGCTATATAGGACCGGTCAACATTCCCATTAAGCTGGTTGCGGATCAAGAGGTTATGACCATGATCAATGCCGTTGCCGGAGCCAATGAAAAGGGACATCATCTCACCGGCGTCAATCCGGGCCGGGATTTCACCCCGGTTGCTGTTAGTGATCTCCGTCAGATAACGAAACAGGATCGTTGCCCTGCCTGCCAGGGTGCCCTAGAATTGACCGAGGGGATTGAAGTCGGACATATCTTCAAACTGGGGATCAACTACTCCGAGGCCATGCATGCAGTGTATCAGGATCAGGAGGGCAAGGAACAGGCTATGGTCATGGGCTGCTACGGTATCGGAATCAGCCGGGTGATGGCTGCTGCTATTGAGCAGAATCATGATAAGAACGGAATCATTTTCCCCCTCCCCTTGGCACCGTTCCAGGTGATTATCCTCAATCTGAGCATAAACAACGAGGAGACCACCGCAGCCGCAGAAAAACTCTACCAGGATCTTCTGGCCGCAGGCCTGGAAGTCCTTCTGGATGACCGGGATGAGCGTCCGGGCTCAAAATTTAAAGATGCTGATCTCATCGGTATTCCCTATCGGGTAACCGTGGGAAAGACCTGGGAAAAAGAGGGGCAAGTTGAGTTACGGGCACGACACGACGGCACAACCACCCTGCTTGCCTATGAGCAGGCGGCACCAGCAATAACCTCCTTAATCCAGGATGAGCTGAGCGCCCTTTAA
- a CDS encoding PAS domain S-box protein, which produces MIIHRCGKVKLRSHVLLLWTCLTCILLATIYFVFTQLIYRHYQEQARERIEQGIITLEQRLKQGAGDLAQGFLVERVTSELLDRIAHESGCDIYLYAVSAGPAGSVNFVDSGGLQILASSLATGSPPLSTNDYSMDDLPVLGTGVGYGQWKVRQISDENNIIYGARLLLQEKGQGKEHAALLFVQSLDFAHQGVAMLGETLVLVFVIVFLLFLPVAAFFVRFSVTRPVERLIAAMSAFDTRQNPPLDEEMGTVEFSSLASSFNRMVRVLRHHDQQVNILSTAIEQSPAAVVITDLEGRIEYVNSGMEHLTGYTAEELKGRSTSIFQSGETPDEKYDELWRTVTSGMVWKGELLNKRKDGALSWESVVVAPIFTEDSVIIKFVAIKEDIAERKQTQELLRQSERRYRQTFETNMAVKLIIDPTDGAIVEANQAAASYYGYSADRLAAMRITDINQFAPEEVRAEMVRAEQEERLYFNFRHKLASGEVRDVEVYSGPLQSGERTLLYSIIHDITDRKQAEKAQKQAERQLIAAKEQAESANRAKSVFLANITHELRTPLNAVLGYAQLLGADNTLTSKQLNNVQIIRNSGEYLLMLINDILDFSKIESGKIELVPRVFRLPGFFSGIVDVFRAEAGFKGITLQYREDPQQPTFVQADELRMRQVIFNLLSNAIKFTPEGGYCFLHSEVKKQGEKKAFVTITVEDNGPGILQAMQEEIFEPFRQSGERLQYSEGTGLGLAISCELVRLMGGELHVKSPLDPHYQQGEEFEESGSRFFFTIPVEIIDRSGMALENQHVVTGYTVIQGGTPKKILIVSGSTSHQAVLGNILSPLGFQVEGVASKDMLADMLAEMSEQLRPDAIMAVLPTAECEELTVLQKIKEQGEMKLLPVIALADEAVFSALEENQQGYLYTAHVVKPFSGYDLLSVLAGHLPIALVYDNDDNDREVAEGEFVAMVIPPPDEELEALLFKVQQGDVAGINRQVSSLLSMDSGKYKEFAMRVKLLVEDFQLNMIADLVKRYGSFS; this is translated from the coding sequence TTGATTATTCACCGTTGCGGAAAAGTGAAGTTGCGCAGTCATGTTCTGCTGTTGTGGACATGTCTGACCTGTATTCTTCTGGCGACAATTTATTTCGTGTTCACCCAGCTCATTTATCGCCATTATCAGGAGCAGGCCCGTGAGCGGATTGAGCAGGGAATTATTACTTTGGAGCAAAGGCTGAAACAGGGGGCGGGGGATCTGGCTCAGGGCTTTCTTGTGGAACGGGTCACTTCTGAACTCTTGGACCGCATTGCCCATGAGAGCGGGTGTGATATTTATCTGTATGCGGTCTCAGCAGGCCCAGCAGGCTCTGTAAATTTTGTGGATTCTGGGGGCTTGCAAATACTTGCGAGCAGCCTTGCCACCGGTAGTCCGCCCTTATCTACGAATGATTATTCGATGGACGATTTGCCGGTATTGGGCACCGGGGTTGGGTATGGGCAATGGAAGGTTCGACAGATCAGTGATGAAAACAATATCATTTACGGAGCACGGCTTCTTTTGCAGGAAAAGGGGCAGGGAAAGGAGCATGCCGCGCTGCTCTTTGTCCAGTCGCTCGATTTTGCCCATCAGGGTGTCGCTATGCTCGGAGAAACCCTGGTTCTTGTTTTTGTTATAGTCTTCCTGTTGTTTCTTCCTGTTGCGGCGTTTTTTGTTCGCTTTTCCGTGACTCGCCCTGTGGAGCGCCTGATAGCCGCGATGAGCGCGTTTGATACGAGACAAAATCCGCCGCTTGATGAAGAAATGGGCACGGTTGAGTTTTCTTCCCTGGCCTCTTCGTTTAACCGGATGGTGAGGGTGTTGCGCCATCATGATCAACAGGTTAACATCCTGTCCACAGCGATTGAACAGAGTCCTGCTGCTGTTGTGATTACAGACCTTGAAGGGAGGATTGAATATGTTAATTCCGGGATGGAGCATTTGACCGGTTACACGGCTGAGGAGTTGAAAGGTCGTTCGACCAGTATTTTTCAATCAGGAGAGACTCCTGATGAAAAATATGACGAGCTTTGGCGGACTGTTACCAGCGGTATGGTCTGGAAGGGTGAGTTGCTCAATAAAAGGAAAGACGGTGCCTTGTCTTGGGAATCAGTTGTTGTTGCCCCTATTTTCACGGAAGATTCAGTGATTATTAAATTTGTCGCTATTAAAGAGGATATCGCGGAGCGTAAACAGACGCAAGAACTGTTGCGACAGAGCGAAAGGCGGTATCGCCAGACCTTTGAAACAAATATGGCGGTGAAACTGATTATCGATCCAACAGACGGTGCTATTGTCGAGGCCAATCAGGCTGCCGCCTCTTATTATGGGTATTCGGCGGACCGGCTTGCCGCTATGCGGATAACTGATATTAATCAGTTTGCTCCCGAAGAGGTGCGGGCGGAAATGGTCAGGGCTGAGCAGGAAGAACGGCTATATTTTAACTTTCGTCATAAATTGGCTTCAGGAGAAGTACGTGATGTGGAGGTGTATTCTGGCCCCCTGCAAAGCGGGGAGCGAACATTGCTCTACTCTATTATTCATGATATTACAGATCGCAAGCAGGCGGAAAAAGCACAAAAGCAGGCGGAACGGCAGCTTATTGCAGCAAAAGAACAGGCTGAATCCGCCAATCGTGCCAAATCTGTTTTTTTGGCCAATATAACCCATGAGTTGCGAACCCCTTTAAATGCGGTTCTCGGGTATGCACAGCTTCTCGGCGCTGATAACACCTTAACCTCAAAGCAGCTGAACAACGTGCAGATTATCAGGAATTCCGGCGAATACCTGTTGATGCTTATTAATGATATCCTTGATTTTTCAAAAATAGAGTCAGGAAAAATAGAACTCGTCCCTCGAGTGTTCAGGTTACCTGGTTTTTTCTCCGGAATAGTGGATGTTTTTAGGGCAGAGGCAGGATTTAAAGGAATAACTCTGCAATACCGGGAAGACCCTCAACAACCGACATTTGTGCAGGCCGACGAATTACGGATGCGCCAGGTTATTTTTAACCTGCTCTCGAATGCGATAAAGTTTACCCCTGAAGGAGGGTATTGTTTTCTGCACTCTGAGGTGAAAAAACAGGGAGAGAAGAAAGCCTTTGTAACGATTACGGTGGAGGATAACGGACCTGGTATTCTTCAGGCAATGCAGGAGGAAATTTTTGAGCCCTTCAGGCAGAGTGGGGAACGTTTGCAGTACTCGGAAGGAACCGGGCTCGGCCTTGCCATCAGTTGTGAACTGGTTCGTCTCATGGGGGGAGAACTTCACGTGAAGAGCCCTCTTGATCCGCATTATCAGCAGGGTGAGGAGTTTGAGGAATCGGGAAGTCGTTTTTTCTTCACGATCCCAGTAGAGATCATAGATCGGAGCGGAATGGCTCTTGAAAATCAGCATGTTGTTACCGGGTATACTGTTATTCAAGGAGGTACACCCAAAAAAATTCTGATTGTCTCCGGGAGCACCTCACATCAGGCAGTTTTGGGGAATATCCTTTCTCCGTTGGGATTCCAGGTAGAGGGGGTGGCAAGTAAAGACATGCTGGCTGACATGTTAGCTGAGATGTCGGAACAGTTACGGCCCGATGCGATTATGGCCGTCCTGCCCACAGCAGAATGTGAAGAGCTGACTGTCCTACAGAAAATAAAAGAGCAGGGGGAAATGAAACTCTTGCCGGTGATCGCCCTTGCCGATGAAGCGGTTTTTTCCGCTTTAGAAGAAAATCAACAGGGATATCTCTACACAGCCCATGTTGTTAAGCCATTTTCCGGCTATGATCTACTCTCTGTCCTTGCGGGACACCTCCCCATAGCACTGGTATATGATAATGATGATAACGATAGAGAGGTAGCCGAGGGTGAGTTTGTGGCCATGGTTATACCTCCTCCAGATGAAGAACTGGAGGCATTGCTCTTCAAGGTTCAGCAGGGTGATGTGGCCGGGATTAACCGACAGGTTTCCTCCTTATTGTCGATGGATTCAGGGAAGTATAAGGAGTTTGCCATGCGGGTTAAGCTGCTTGTAGAAGATTTTCAACTGAATATGATCGCCGATTTAGTCAAACGATACGGAAGTTTTTCATGA